The Tepidibacter aestuarii genome contains a region encoding:
- a CDS encoding methyl-accepting chemotaxis protein, with the protein MKNRLISSIISLIYLIFILLINTVILNKDNFLFGVSVNIIFTLSYSCIIFKVIYKEKIEKIKNMIGIINEGRYDYQFGNDSDEEITSAFQTFFNNTKETSKSGLKLSVELALESDKVADMVGNMQESTDHIAETSEEIASGSLTQMESINSIFSNIEGVGSNIDGIRSELKNIGYQTDVSVKLTEEGNENIGKTKQSIDTLRNIMIEYNNNLNNFIESFSEIEKFSDIIKGITEHTNLLALNSSIEAARAGEHGKGFAVVATEIGKLSNQSQNASEKISEVIEEIKHRMYELTQEMSYGINKIDEGIIVAQKAEQSFEQISNSTVKTKDQIKTIDDNMEEIGLYTGKVIESVETIQGISEENASECQQFNAIVEEMNSSFGEIVENINSLKDCANNLQQNFAQNTMDVYMYNKALDIKKHIDKYENVDLKKLSNNLNIDDIYIVDSSGIIKQCSDDGGVGLDSFEIDPVSYKASKLKEGYAATPIRKRAHDDEMYKFLHIPYQSGGVISVSLSLRSVLNI; encoded by the coding sequence ATGAAGAACAGACTAATAAGTAGTATTATTTCGCTAATTTATTTAATTTTTATTTTATTAATCAACACAGTAATTTTGAACAAAGACAATTTTTTATTCGGAGTAAGCGTAAATATTATATTTACTTTATCATATTCATGTATAATATTTAAAGTAATTTATAAAGAGAAAATAGAAAAAATTAAAAATATGATAGGAATTATAAATGAAGGACGTTATGATTATCAATTTGGTAATGATTCTGATGAAGAAATTACATCAGCTTTTCAAACGTTTTTTAATAATACTAAAGAGACTTCTAAATCAGGACTTAAATTATCAGTAGAACTTGCACTTGAATCTGATAAAGTTGCAGATATGGTTGGAAATATGCAAGAATCAACTGATCATATAGCAGAAACAAGTGAAGAAATAGCATCTGGTTCTTTAACACAAATGGAATCTATAAACAGTATTTTTAGTAATATAGAGGGTGTTGGAAGTAATATAGATGGAATAAGAAGTGAGCTGAAAAATATAGGTTATCAAACTGATGTATCTGTAAAACTCACTGAAGAAGGAAATGAGAACATTGGAAAAACAAAACAGTCTATTGACACTTTAAGAAATATTATGATTGAGTATAATAATAACTTAAATAATTTTATAGAGAGTTTTTCTGAAATAGAAAAGTTTTCGGATATAATAAAGGGAATTACTGAGCATACAAATTTACTTGCACTAAATTCATCTATAGAAGCAGCAAGAGCTGGGGAACATGGAAAAGGTTTTGCGGTTGTAGCTACTGAAATTGGGAAACTATCAAACCAATCACAGAATGCTTCTGAGAAAATAAGTGAGGTTATTGAAGAAATAAAACATAGAATGTATGAATTAACACAGGAGATGTCATATGGAATAAATAAGATAGATGAAGGTATAATTGTAGCACAAAAAGCTGAGCAGTCATTCGAGCAAATATCTAATAGTACAGTTAAAACAAAGGATCAAATAAAGACAATTGACGATAATATGGAAGAAATAGGTTTATATACTGGAAAAGTTATAGAGTCGGTTGAAACTATTCAGGGTATATCTGAGGAAAATGCATCTGAGTGTCAACAGTTTAACGCTATTGTAGAAGAAATGAATAGTTCATTTGGAGAAATAGTTGAGAATATAAATTCTTTAAAGGATTGTGCAAATAATCTCCAACAAAATTTTGCTCAAAATACAATGGACGTATATATGTACAATAAAGCTTTAGATATAAAAAAGCATATTGATAAATATGAAAATGTAGATCTCAAAAAGCTTTCTAACAATCTTAATATAGATGATATATACATAGTAGATTCTTCGGGAATAATAAAGCAGTGTTCTGATGACGGTGGAGTAGGACTTGATTCTTTTGAGATAGACCCTGTATCGTATAAGGCTTCAAAACTAAAGGAAGGATACGCAGCAACTCCTATTAGAAAAAGAGCTCATGATGATGAAATGTATAAGTTTTTACATATTCCATACCAAAGTGGAGGGGTAATTAGCGTATCCTTATCATTGCGATCTGTATTAAACATATAG
- a CDS encoding MATE family efflux transporter, protein MEKQKRLGTENIGKLLMEFSLPAIIGMLINILYNIVDRIFIGKGVGAIAISAVGLTLPFTTIIMAFGMLAGIGGSALISIRLGERKHDEAEKILGNTFILLSIISILVTIVGIGFLDPLLRLFGASDVTFDYAKDYIFIILAGAVFNAVGFGLNASIRSDGSPKTAMITNLIGAITNIILDYVFIMKMNMGIKGAAIATVIGQSFNTIWVLRYFMFSGSSSMKLKVKNMKMDINIVKGIFAIGMSPFLIQIAASVVNVLANNTLKANGGDYAIGAMSILISIAMIFLMPVFGITQGAQPIIGYNYGAVKMDRVKKCLILAISAASTLCITGFIFIEFFPNLMISIFSKDENILRIGTHGLKIFLCMLPVIGFQIVTSNFFQAIGKAKISIVLSLSRQVLILIPMLILLPKFFGLKGVWMAYPISDFSSSLITLVFLIKELKVMSTREKNEENININELVKI, encoded by the coding sequence ATGGAAAAACAGAAAAGACTTGGAACTGAAAATATAGGCAAATTACTTATGGAATTTTCACTTCCTGCAATTATAGGTATGTTAATTAACATATTATACAATATTGTAGACAGGATTTTTATAGGAAAAGGGGTAGGGGCTATTGCGATATCAGCAGTAGGTTTAACTTTACCATTTACTACAATAATAATGGCATTTGGAATGCTTGCAGGTATTGGTGGATCGGCCTTAATATCTATCAGACTCGGGGAAAGAAAGCATGATGAAGCTGAGAAAATACTTGGAAATACATTTATACTTTTAAGTATTATTTCTATTTTGGTAACTATTGTTGGTATTGGTTTTTTAGATCCTTTACTAAGATTATTTGGGGCAAGTGATGTAACATTTGATTATGCTAAAGACTATATATTTATAATACTTGCAGGTGCAGTATTTAATGCAGTTGGATTTGGTCTTAACGCATCTATTCGTTCTGATGGAAGTCCAAAGACTGCTATGATTACAAATTTAATAGGAGCTATAACTAATATAATACTTGATTATGTATTCATAATGAAGATGAATATGGGGATAAAAGGAGCAGCTATAGCTACTGTTATAGGTCAAAGTTTTAATACTATATGGGTTCTTAGATACTTCATGTTTAGTGGTAGCTCTTCTATGAAACTCAAGGTTAAGAATATGAAGATGGATATTAATATAGTTAAAGGAATATTTGCGATAGGAATGTCTCCATTTTTAATACAAATTGCAGCAAGTGTTGTGAATGTGCTTGCAAATAATACACTAAAAGCGAATGGTGGAGATTATGCTATAGGTGCTATGAGTATACTTATAAGTATAGCTATGATATTCTTAATGCCTGTATTTGGCATAACTCAAGGTGCTCAGCCTATAATAGGATATAATTATGGAGCTGTTAAAATGGATAGGGTTAAGAAATGCTTGATACTTGCAATAAGTGCTGCATCTACACTTTGTATAACAGGATTTATATTTATAGAGTTTTTCCCAAATCTTATGATATCCATATTTAGCAAAGATGAAAATATACTTAGAATAGGTACTCATGGACTTAAGATATTTTTATGTATGCTTCCTGTTATAGGATTCCAAATAGTAACATCGAACTTTTTCCAAGCAATTGGTAAAGCTAAAATTTCTATTGTACTTAGCCTTTCAAGACAAGTACTTATATTAATACCGATGCTTATATTACTACCTAAGTTTTTTGGGCTTAAGGGAGTTTGGATGGCATATCCTATATCAGATTTTTCATCTTCTCTAATTACATTAGTGTTTCTGATTAAAGAATTGAAGGTTATGAGTACAAGAGAAAAAAATGAAGAAAATATAAATATTAATGAATTAGTTAAAATATAA
- the hcp gene encoding hydroxylamine reductase encodes MSMFCYQCQEAAGCKGCTVRGVCGKNESVAKAQDLLVYVSKGLAIVSNEGRKVGVIDPKVDKYITENLFTTITNANFDRKTILDRVKETLRLREELKAKVEAAGGNITGDATDWSAVTEEEFDKKAETVGVLATENEDMRSLRELIIYGLKGLSAYMKHAMNLGYNNEDVHGFMAKALASTLDDSLTADDLVALAMEAGKYGVDGMALLDKANTGTYGHPEITKVDIGVRNKPGILISGHDLKDLEMLLKQTEGTGVEVYTHSEMLAGQYYPEFKKYSHFAGNYGNAWWKQTDEFEKFNGPILMTTNCVVPPKDSYKERLFTTGASGVPGCKHVDADGNGHKDFSEIIEMAKTCDAPTEIETGEIVGGFAHNQVLALADKVVDAVKSGAIKRFFVMAGCDGRAKSRNYYTDFAKAIPNDTVILTAGCAKYKYNKLDLGDIGGIPRVLDAGQCNDSYSLVVIALKLKEVFGLDDVNDLPISYNIAWYEQKAVIVLLSLLYLGVKNIHLGPTLPAFLSPNVAKVLVDNFGIAGITNVEDDVKMFMQG; translated from the coding sequence AGTAAGAGGTGTATGTGGTAAGAATGAATCAGTGGCAAAGGCACAAGATTTATTAGTTTATGTAAGTAAGGGACTTGCGATAGTAAGTAATGAGGGAAGAAAGGTAGGAGTTATTGATCCTAAAGTAGATAAGTATATAACTGAAAACTTATTTACTACAATAACTAACGCTAACTTTGATAGAAAAACTATTTTAGATAGAGTTAAAGAAACTTTAAGATTAAGAGAAGAATTAAAGGCTAAGGTTGAAGCGGCTGGCGGTAATATAACTGGTGATGCAACTGATTGGTCTGCAGTTACAGAAGAAGAGTTTGATAAAAAGGCAGAAACTGTTGGTGTATTAGCAACAGAAAATGAAGATATGAGAAGTTTAAGAGAGCTTATTATTTATGGATTAAAAGGTTTATCAGCTTATATGAAGCATGCTATGAATTTAGGATACAATAATGAAGACGTTCATGGTTTTATGGCTAAGGCTTTAGCATCAACGCTTGATGATAGCTTAACTGCTGATGATTTAGTAGCACTTGCTATGGAAGCTGGAAAATATGGTGTTGATGGAATGGCATTATTAGACAAAGCTAATACAGGAACATACGGACATCCAGAGATAACTAAGGTTGATATTGGTGTTAGAAATAAACCGGGTATATTAATATCAGGACATGACTTGAAAGATTTAGAAATGCTACTTAAACAAACAGAGGGAACTGGAGTAGAAGTTTATACTCATAGTGAAATGCTTGCTGGACAGTATTATCCAGAGTTTAAAAAGTACTCTCATTTTGCAGGAAACTACGGAAATGCATGGTGGAAGCAAACTGATGAGTTTGAGAAATTCAATGGACCTATATTAATGACTACAAACTGTGTAGTTCCTCCAAAAGATTCGTATAAGGAAAGATTATTTACAACAGGAGCTTCAGGAGTACCTGGATGCAAGCATGTAGATGCTGATGGAAATGGACATAAGGATTTTAGTGAGATAATAGAGATGGCTAAAACGTGTGATGCTCCAACCGAGATAGAAACAGGAGAAATAGTTGGAGGATTTGCTCATAACCAAGTATTAGCTCTTGCTGATAAGGTTGTAGACGCTGTTAAATCTGGAGCTATAAAGAGATTCTTTGTAATGGCTGGTTGTGATGGTAGAGCAAAATCAAGAAACTACTATACAGATTTTGCTAAGGCTATACCAAATGATACAGTTATATTAACTGCTGGATGTGCAAAATATAAATATAATAAGCTTGATTTAGGTGATATAGGAGGAATACCAAGAGTATTAGATGCAGGACAATGTAATGATTCATATTCATTAGTAGTAATTGCTCTAAAACTTAAAGAAGTATTTGGACTTGATGATGTAAATGACTTACCTATATCTTATAATATAGCTTGGTATGAGCAAAAGGCTGTAATAGTTTTATTATCACTATTATATCTAGGAGTTAAAAATATTCACTTAGGACCAACACTACCTGCATTCTTATCTCCAAATGTTGCTAAGGTATTAGTAGATAACTTTGGAATAGCTGGAATTACTAACGTAGAAGATGATGTGAAAATGTTTATGCAAGGTTAA